Proteins found in one Pectobacterium atrosepticum genomic segment:
- a CDS encoding NAD/FAD-binding protein — MVFKANRNQIHAESFGSETMYELALLDPVGEGTMKKKNLAIIGGGAAGVVAAWRLRNTHNVTLFEANNYIGGHVYTQRVDIGKGGSVPIDMGVEYFNERISPNVFNILQKLGIGSYVAPSSFHAYFPSKKQYWSNVTLEGPLRQAIQEECSRFQLGMSEVMSSGDPRYKAMTIEEYLSEKGYSETFIYQALYPMMSISTGCNVDLRTYPLMFFAISFNANLVSFFSPGYWRKVRGGMQRYLQVLAETLGEHIKLDTAVKSVKPCRGKVRVCYGDREVSFDAVIFATSAEVTLSLLAEPTHRQQEILSSFEYHDITSVAHHDTDYLNTDTPSHYFNFRQFTGTQAHHTHLFGSVTRVNNALMAYQNITKPLLVTLDPTQPIHDEKVVKTCHWRAAKQRPADFMHKMRLRELQGKDNLWFCGVDTSLAGHEGAVVSGMVIADRLGAPYPYKDDTLAFIQFRITKDIMGVKTRHEALKDALSGLMFVLAKKLALHKTLSYKFVKDFIM; from the coding sequence ATGGTCTTTAAAGCTAATAGAAATCAAATTCATGCAGAATCGTTTGGGAGTGAAACGATGTATGAGTTGGCACTGCTCGACCCGGTCGGAGAAGGGACTATGAAGAAGAAAAATCTGGCTATTATTGGTGGTGGCGCTGCGGGAGTGGTTGCCGCATGGCGATTACGAAACACGCACAACGTCACTCTCTTTGAGGCCAATAATTATATTGGAGGCCATGTTTACACGCAGCGAGTTGATATAGGAAAAGGGGGAAGTGTGCCTATTGATATGGGGGTTGAATATTTTAACGAACGTATTTCTCCCAATGTGTTCAATATATTACAAAAGTTAGGTATCGGCAGCTATGTTGCCCCTTCCTCTTTCCATGCATATTTTCCCAGTAAGAAACAGTATTGGAGCAACGTCACATTGGAGGGCCCGTTGCGTCAGGCCATACAGGAGGAATGCAGTCGCTTCCAACTCGGCATGTCTGAAGTGATGAGCTCTGGTGACCCTCGGTATAAAGCGATGACAATTGAGGAGTATTTAAGTGAAAAAGGGTATTCTGAGACGTTTATTTATCAGGCTCTGTATCCCATGATGAGTATTTCTACGGGATGCAATGTCGATCTACGCACATACCCACTGATGTTTTTTGCAATCTCATTTAATGCCAATCTGGTTTCGTTTTTTTCTCCAGGATACTGGCGAAAAGTTCGCGGTGGGATGCAACGCTATTTGCAGGTGCTCGCCGAGACGCTGGGAGAACACATAAAGCTTGATACCGCGGTGAAGTCGGTGAAGCCGTGCAGAGGGAAGGTTAGGGTTTGCTATGGCGATCGGGAAGTCTCGTTCGATGCGGTGATTTTTGCCACTTCGGCGGAAGTCACATTATCTTTACTTGCTGAGCCAACGCACAGACAACAGGAAATATTATCCTCGTTTGAATACCACGATATCACCAGCGTCGCGCACCATGATACTGACTACCTTAACACAGACACCCCATCACATTATTTCAACTTTCGCCAGTTTACTGGCACCCAAGCACATCATACTCACTTATTCGGCAGTGTGACACGAGTGAACAATGCGTTAATGGCGTATCAGAATATTACGAAGCCTTTATTGGTGACGCTTGATCCTACGCAGCCTATTCACGATGAAAAGGTCGTGAAAACGTGTCATTGGCGTGCAGCCAAACAGCGACCTGCGGATTTCATGCATAAAATGCGATTACGCGAGTTACAGGGTAAAGATAACCTGTGGTTTTGCGGGGTAGATACCAGTCTAGCTGGGCATGAGGGTGCTGTAGTGTCCGGTATGGTTATTGCTGACAGATTAGGGGCCCCCTATCCTTATAAAGATGACACGCTAGCGTTTATTCAATTTCGGATAACTAAAGATATTATGGGCGTGAAAACACGTCATGAAGCGTTAAAAGATGCGCTATCAGGATTGATGTTTGTTTTAGCTAAAAAACTCGCTCTCCATAAAACGCTGTCTTATAAATTCGTAAAGGATTTCATCATGTAA
- a CDS encoding PQQ-dependent sugar dehydrogenase, translating into MSACLMPRNSASHTVLRRFSAAPYWLLLSATLLFSSQLLAAEPKVTELQDKLDHPWSLAFLPEEQGILITERAGNLRLWKAGSALSAPIAGVPKVYAKSQGGLLEVALSPDFAQNRRIYLSFAEEGSDGKAGTAVGYGKLSEDNKRLENFTVFFRQEPKLSTGNHFGGKLAFDRQGHLFIALGENNERPTAQDLDKLQGKIVRLTVDGKVPSDNPFVNTPNARSDIWSYGHRNPQGLAINPWSGVLWENEHGPKGGDEINIPKAGENYGWPIATHGINYSGLQIPEAKGKEIAGMANPDFYWEKSPGISGMAFYNSDRFPQWKNSVFIGALAEKNLIRLTLDGDKVASQERLLNDRGERIRDVRLGPDGYLYLLTDHDNGKLLKVGLE; encoded by the coding sequence ATGTCCGCTTGCTTGATGCCTCGAAACTCTGCTTCACACACTGTGTTACGACGATTTTCTGCTGCGCCATACTGGCTGCTGCTTAGCGCAACGTTGCTGTTTTCCAGCCAGTTATTGGCGGCGGAACCGAAGGTGACGGAATTGCAGGATAAGCTGGATCACCCGTGGTCATTAGCGTTTTTGCCGGAAGAACAGGGCATTCTGATTACTGAGCGTGCCGGGAATTTACGCTTATGGAAAGCGGGTAGCGCGTTGTCTGCCCCCATCGCTGGCGTGCCGAAGGTCTACGCTAAATCACAGGGCGGGTTGTTGGAAGTCGCGTTATCGCCGGATTTTGCACAGAATCGGCGCATCTATCTGAGCTTTGCTGAAGAGGGGAGCGATGGCAAAGCGGGAACCGCTGTCGGGTATGGCAAACTTTCTGAGGATAATAAACGGTTAGAGAATTTCACGGTCTTCTTCCGTCAGGAACCGAAGCTGTCGACGGGTAACCATTTTGGCGGCAAGCTGGCCTTTGATCGACAGGGGCATCTGTTTATCGCATTGGGTGAAAACAACGAGCGCCCGACTGCACAGGATCTGGATAAATTACAGGGTAAAATTGTTCGCCTGACGGTAGATGGCAAGGTGCCGTCCGATAACCCGTTTGTTAACACACCTAATGCGCGGTCGGACATCTGGTCTTATGGACACCGTAACCCACAGGGATTGGCGATTAATCCCTGGTCTGGCGTGCTGTGGGAAAATGAACATGGTCCGAAAGGCGGCGATGAAATCAACATCCCTAAAGCGGGTGAAAATTACGGCTGGCCGATTGCGACACACGGCATTAACTATTCTGGGTTGCAAATTCCAGAAGCGAAAGGAAAAGAGATCGCCGGGATGGCGAACCCTGATTTCTACTGGGAAAAATCACCGGGTATCAGCGGAATGGCCTTCTATAACAGCGATCGTTTTCCGCAGTGGAAAAATTCGGTCTTCATCGGCGCACTGGCAGAAAAGAACCTGATTCGCTTGACGCTTGATGGCGACAAGGTCGCGTCACAAGAGCGTTTGCTGAATGACCGAGGTGAACGCATCCGCGACGTAAGGCTGGGGCCTGATGGCTACCTCTATTTGCTAACCGATCACGACAATGGCAAATTGCTGAAAGTCGGGCTGGAGTAA
- a CDS encoding glutathione S-transferase — MITIWGRDNSTNVKKVLWCAEELALPYQHIAVGGQFGRNHDADYLAMNPNGLIPCLQDDDLVLWESNTIVRYLAAQYGQNSLYFADAGERAGAEKWMDWTSSLAASFGPVFINMVRVAPEKRDMALVQKGMAECERLFGIVDTVLARQQWLSGDRFGVGDIPLGCVVYGWLNMPIERQTHPHLERWYQQLTERPAYQKHVMTPLS, encoded by the coding sequence ATGATAACGATTTGGGGTCGTGACAATTCGACCAACGTCAAGAAAGTCCTGTGGTGCGCGGAAGAGCTTGCGCTGCCTTACCAACACATTGCGGTTGGCGGGCAATTCGGCCGTAACCATGATGCCGATTATCTGGCTATGAACCCTAATGGCCTCATCCCCTGTTTACAGGACGACGATCTGGTACTGTGGGAATCCAACACTATCGTGCGTTATCTGGCGGCACAGTACGGCCAGAATTCGCTGTATTTCGCTGATGCGGGCGAACGTGCGGGTGCAGAAAAGTGGATGGACTGGACGAGCTCGCTTGCGGCTTCTTTCGGCCCCGTGTTCATTAATATGGTGCGTGTCGCGCCGGAAAAACGCGATATGGCATTGGTACAGAAAGGCATGGCCGAATGCGAACGTCTGTTCGGTATTGTCGATACGGTTCTGGCTCGTCAGCAATGGCTATCCGGCGATCGGTTTGGCGTTGGTGATATTCCGTTAGGCTGCGTGGTCTACGGCTGGCTGAATATGCCGATTGAACGTCAGACACATCCTCATCTGGAGCGCTGGTATCAGCAGCTAACCGAGCGTCCGGCTTATCAAAAACACGTCATGACCCCGCTGTCTTAA